The Caldicellulosiruptor changbaiensis genome has a segment encoding these proteins:
- the ald gene encoding alanine dehydrogenase, whose translation MKIGVPKEVKENENRVALTPWGVKALVEASHQVYIEKGAGEGSGFSDQEYIKAGAVIVDTPDEIYHSCEMIVKVKEPQKSEYEFLEEGKILFTYLHLASNQELTQVLLKKGVIAIAYETVQEDDGSLPLLRPMSEIAGRLSVQIAAWLLEKHNGGRGVLLSGVPGVERGNVVILGGGVVGLNAAKIAIGMGAKVTVLDVDIKRLTYLDDIFGSSIQTRVSNYYTIEESVKDADVLIGAVLIPGYRAPKLVTEQMVKEMKNGAVIVDVAIDQGGCVETIDRVTTHENPYFIKHGVVHYCVANIPGAVPRTSTIALTNATFRYVLEIANKGYKRALRENPELRRGLNVCDGMITHEGVAKSLGFNYADPLVVLQ comes from the coding sequence ATGAAAATTGGAGTTCCTAAAGAGGTAAAAGAAAATGAAAATAGGGTGGCGCTAACCCCGTGGGGGGTTAAAGCCCTGGTTGAAGCTTCACATCAGGTCTACATTGAAAAAGGAGCAGGGGAAGGAAGTGGCTTTTCTGACCAAGAATATATAAAGGCTGGTGCTGTAATTGTAGATACGCCAGATGAGATATACCACAGCTGCGAGATGATAGTAAAGGTCAAAGAACCTCAAAAGAGCGAGTATGAGTTTTTGGAAGAAGGAAAAATACTCTTTACTTATCTTCATTTAGCATCAAATCAAGAACTGACCCAAGTGTTGCTCAAAAAAGGTGTAATTGCAATAGCATATGAAACAGTTCAAGAAGATGATGGAAGCTTGCCACTTTTACGACCAATGAGTGAGATAGCTGGTAGACTGTCAGTTCAGATTGCTGCATGGCTTTTAGAAAAGCACAACGGCGGGCGAGGAGTGCTCCTCAGCGGTGTTCCAGGTGTAGAAAGAGGAAATGTTGTGATATTGGGAGGTGGTGTTGTTGGCTTGAATGCAGCTAAAATAGCAATTGGTATGGGCGCGAAGGTAACTGTTTTGGATGTTGACATCAAGAGATTGACCTATTTAGATGATATATTCGGAAGTTCAATTCAGACCCGTGTTTCTAACTATTATACAATTGAAGAATCTGTTAAGGATGCAGATGTTTTGATAGGGGCTGTTTTAATTCCGGGGTATAGAGCACCAAAACTGGTCACAGAACAGATGGTAAAAGAAATGAAAAATGGTGCTGTTATAGTTGACGTAGCCATTGACCAGGGAGGATGTGTTGAAACAATTGATAGAGTTACAACTCATGAAAATCCATATTTTATAAAACATGGGGTTGTTCATTATTGTGTTGCAAACATTCCTGGGGCTGTTCCAAGAACATCTACAATAGCTTTGACAAATGCAACATTTCGATATGTTCTTGAAATTGCGAACAAAGGATACAAAAGAGCTCTTCGGGAGAACCCAGAGTTAAGAAGGGGCTTAAATGTGTGTGATGGAATGATAACTCATGAAGGTGTTGCAAAATCTCTTGGCTTTAATTATGCCGACCCATTGGTAGTTTTACAATAA